A stretch of DNA from Paracoccus methylovorus:
AGCCTGTTCGTTGTGACCCCCGACGGGGTGCCGGCGGGTCTGATCCACATCCATGATTTCCTGCGGACGGGGCTTGTGTAGGTGACGACCCGCTCGTGCATAGTTGCCTGGCTACGGGTGCTCCTGCCGCTTTCGGCGCTGGCGCTTTTGTCGGTGTTGTTTCTTTTGGGCCGCAAGCCCGACCCCGAAGCCAATATCCCCTATGTCGATGTGGACCCGCTGGAACTGGCCGAGCGGCAGGCGGTGACCAACCCGACCTTTGCCGGCGTTACCCGGGATGGCGCGCAACTCAGCATCTCGGCTGCAGAGGCGCGTCCCGGTGGGCCAGAGGACGAAGGTCATGCGCAAGCGGTGCGCATGACCCTGCGCGGGCAGGATGGCCGTGCGGCGGACGTCAGCGCCGGCATGGCCACGTTGCAGGGCCAGCAGGTGCGGCTGGGCGAAGGGGTGCGCATGACCACTGCCGACGGCTGGGTGCTGACCGCGCCCGAGGTTCTGGCCTCGACCGTCGAGGGCAGCGTGATTTCCGAAGACGAGGTGAATGTCCGCGCCCCCTTTGGCGAGTTGACGGCGGGACGGATGGAATTACGGCCCTCGGGGCAGGGCAGCGGCAATCATGTTCTTGATTTGAGCGGCGGAGTCCGCTTGATATACCGCCCATGACCCGGCGGCACCCGCCGCGCAAAGGGTCTTCAGGCGCCAGAAAGGAAATCCGATGATCCGGCCCGGACCGCTTTTGCCCGTGATCCTGTCGCTTATGCTGGCGGTGGGCCCGGCGCTGGGGCAGGGAACGGGCTTCGGCAACGCGCAAGACATCAAGGAACCCGTCGAAGTAACGGCCGATTCGCTCACGGTGGATCAAAAGACCGGGCAGGCGACTTTTTCCGGCAATGTGCTGATCGGGCAGGGTGCGATGCGGCTTTCGGCCGAGCGGGTGACGGTCAGCTATGCCGAGGGCGACCAGCGCAGGATCAGCGCACTGCGTGCCGAAGGAAACGTGACGCTGGCCAGCGGCGAGGACGCGGCGGAAGCCCAAGCCGCCGATTACGATGTTTCCTCCGGCACCATCGTGCTGACCGGCGACGTGCTTCTGACGCAGGGGGGCAATGTGCTGGCGGGCGACAAGGTCACGGTGAATCTGGAAAGCGGTACGGCCAACGCCTCGGGGCGGGTGCGCAGTGTGCTGCAGCCGGGGAACTGACGCATGGCCGG
This window harbors:
- the lptA gene encoding lipopolysaccharide transport periplasmic protein LptA, which codes for MIRPGPLLPVILSLMLAVGPALGQGTGFGNAQDIKEPVEVTADSLTVDQKTGQATFSGNVLIGQGAMRLSAERVTVSYAEGDQRRISALRAEGNVTLASGEDAAEAQAADYDVSSGTIVLTGDVLLTQGGNVLAGDKVTVNLESGTANASGRVRSVLQPGN